One genomic segment of Mus pahari chromosome 4, PAHARI_EIJ_v1.1, whole genome shotgun sequence includes these proteins:
- the Hapln2 gene encoding hyaluronan and proteoglycan link protein 2: MPSRTPIPAFCCFLLPWAFTSFHKALGNPAPHPGPHYLLPPIHEVIHSRRGATATLPCVLGTSPPSYKVRWSKVEPGELRETLILITNGLHARDYGLLGGRASLRKGHRLDASLIIKNVRLEDEGRYRCELINGIEDESVALTLRLEGVVFPYQPSRGRYQFNYFEAKRACEEQDGRLATYGQLYQAWTEGLDWCNAGWLLEGSVRYPVLTARAPCGGHGRPGIRSYGPRDRSRDRYDAFCFTSALAGQVFFVPGRLTLSEAHAACRRRGAVVAKVGHLYAAWKFSGLDQCDGGWLADGSVRFPITTPRPRCGGLPDPGVRSFGFPRPQQASYGTYCYAEK, from the exons ATGCCAAGCCGGACCCCTATCCCTGCGTTCTGCTGCTTCCTTCTCCCCTGGGCCTTCACCAGCTTTCACAAAGCCCTGGGGAACCCTG CCCCCCATCCGGGTCCCCACTATCTCCTGCCCCCCATCCACGAGGTCATTCACTCTCGTCGTGGGGCCACGGCCACACTGCCCTGCGTCCTGGGCACCTCGCCTCCCAGCTACAAAGTACGCTGGAGCAAAGTGGAACCCGGTGAGCTGCGGGAAACGCTAATCCTCATCACCAACGGACTGCACGCCCGGGACTATGGGCTCCTGGGAGGGCGCGCCAGCTTGAGGAAGGGGCATCGGCTGGACGCCTCCCTGATCATCAAGAACGTGCGTCTGGAGGATGAGGGTCGGTACCGCTGCGAGCTCATCAATGGCATCGAGGACGAGAGCGTGGCACTGACCCTGCGCCTGGAGG GTGTGGTGTTTCCCTACCAACCCAGCCGGGGCCGCTACCAGTTCAATTACTTCGAGGCGAAGCGGGCGTGTGAGGAGCAGGACGGACGCCTGGCCACTTACGGCCAACTCTACCAGG CGTGGACCGAGGGGCTGGACTGGTGCAACGCCGGCTGGTTGCTCGAGGGCTCCGTGCGCTACCCTGTGCTCACCGCGCGGGCTCCGTGCGGCGGCCACGGGCGGCCAGGCATCCGCAGCTACGGACCCCGCGACCGCAGCCGCGACCGCTACGACGCCTTCTGCTTCACCTCAGCCCTGGCAG GCCAGGTGTTCTTCGTGCCCGGGCGGCTGACGCTGTCAGAAGCCCACGCGGCTTGCCGGAGGCGCGGAGCTGTAGTAGCCAAGGTTGGGCACCTCTACGCCGCCTGGAAGTTCTCCGGGCTGGATCAATGCGACGGAGGCTGGCTGGCGGACGGCAGCGTTCGCTTCCCCATCACGACGCCGCGGCCACGCTGCGGGGGTCTCCCTGACCCCGGGGTGCGCAGCTTCGGCTTCCCCCGACCCCAGCAGGCGTCCTATGGTACCTACTGCTATGCCGAGAAGTAG